CGGTTCATCAAATTCTTTGAACAATCCAAAATCACTCAACGCCGGTGCAACAGGAGCATAAAGATGTAATCTGAGTTTACCCGCTTTGACCGGCTTGTCCAATTTGATTAAACGCGTCGAACCAATACTGGTTGCTCTGGCAAGCGGTGTCCATTTGTTCTGCGCCCACACTTCGATAAATACACTATCCAGTCGCTGTCCCAATTTAATATTTTCACGCAGACGGATCAGGTTAAACTCTTTCTCACCTTTCAATTCGATTTCCAGTGTAGGATTATGCACATTGTCTTCTGTTGCCCAATAAGAATAACGGTCATTGTCCAGTACATTCTCTGGATTAAACAACTTGGCTTTTCCCCGCACGTTAGATGCCTTTAGCTTTGCTCCCTGAGTCAGATTATGACGAAACGTTTCTGTTATCTTTTTACCAAAAGCTGCCAGCGAACGTACATCATTTTCATGAAGCTGTCCGGATGGCATCGGAGCGAGACCCAAATTCATATTTGCGCCACGTCCTACACTTTTCAGATAAATCTCAAAAAGCTGATTAGGTGTCTTGACTTTATCATTCTGATCTGCATGATAAAACCATCCCGGTCTCTGAGGGACATCGCATTCCGCCGGAATCCAGTATTTACCATCCCGATCTCCGGTAGGCAGATTGCTGTCATCTACTACTCCGGGTACAGGTTTTTTCCCATCCAGACTTTTAGGCGTGATAGTCGCCCAGCTAGTTTCTGCTGCAAATCCATGTTCATTGCCGACCCATCTCATATCCGGGCCTACATCACTAAATATCATGGCCATTGGCTGCAGTTTGCGTACAATAGGCCATGTTTTTTCTTCCCAGGCATAATAGGTAGTACGATCTACTACTCTTTTCTCATTCCTCCCACCATAGTAACCATCCCCGCCGTTGGCACCGTCATGCCAGGATGTAAACAGCTCACCATAATTAGACATCAGTTCACGGAGTTGTTCCCGATAAGCATCAGCATAAGCCGGAGTACCATAACGGGTATCATTACGATCCCAGGCAGACAGATACACGCCAAATTTCATTCCTGCACGATGTGTCGCAGTCATAAATTCTTTGACCATATCTCCTTTTCCATTCTTCCAGGGTGTAGACGCAATACTATATGTAGTCGTAGCAGTGGGCCACAGACAGAAGCCATCATGGTGTTTGGCCACGCTGATCAGCCCTTTAAATCCGGCACTGGCTGCCGCCTGAGCAATCTGATCGGCATTGAAATCTGAGGGATTAAACAGAGAAGTCGGTGCATCTCCATATCCCCATTCCTTATTCTGGAAAGTAGTAGGAGTAAAATGTATCAAACTGTACATCTCCATTTCATGCCATTTCAATTGTCTCTCCGAAGGGACTGCGCCATATGGCTTTGGTTCTTGCTGTGCAATTAAACAAGCGGGCAACAACAATGCCCCTATTAGGTTGGTAAACTTCATCTGGTAGTAAGTAAAACAAAACCGTAAAATACAGTTTTTTTAGAGAAAAAATATATAAATATAACATATGGATTTCAATTGATTATATAGAATTTATTTATAACACATTATTTTTTAGAATGTGTTATATCTAATAGATGTCCCTACTTTTGAAGGGTAAACTAAAGAGAGAAATGTATAATAATAAAGGTTATGGAAGAAAATAAAAAGAAAATTACAACTGCATCCGGTGCCCCTGTAGTAAATTATGAAGACACAATGACAGCTGGCCCAAGAGGCCCTGTTTTATTGCAGGATTACTTTCTGCATGAGAAATTGGCGCATTTTAACAGAGAGCGCATACCGGAAAGAATTGTGCACGCCAAAGGTTCGGGTGCTTATGGCACATTTACCGTGACCAATGATATTACTCAATATACACGCGCAAAATTTTTGAATGAGATTGGTAAACAGACCAGATTGTTCATCCGCTTCTCTACAGTGGGAGGCGAAAAAGGATCTGCTGATTCTGAACGTGATCCGCGGGGATTTGCTGTTAAATTCTATACAGAAGACGGAAACTATGACTTAGTTGGTAACAACACTCCGGTATTCTTTGTAAAGGATGCAAAAAAATTCCCTGACTTTATCCACACACAGAAACGTGACCCATATACGAACTGCAAATCGCCGACAATGATGTGGGATTTCTGGTCCTTAAATCCGGAGTCCTTGCATCAGGTTACTATTCTGATGTCAGACAGAGGAACACCTTACGGATACCGTCATATGCACGGTTTTGGAAGCCACACTTTCTCGATGATCAATGCCAATAATGAATTGGTTTATGTAAAATATCATTTCCGTACCGAGCAAGGCATTAAGAACCTGACCGATGCTGAGGCTGCTGACATGAAACGTGAAGATCCTGACTACGCACAGCGTGATCTTGTGGAAGCTATAGACAACGGTAATTTCCCGAAATGGAAATTATACATACAGGTCATGACTGTAGAGCAAACCAAAACATTCCGATGGAATCCTTTTGACCTGACAAAAGTATGGTCACAGAAAGAATATCCGCTTATAGAAGTCGGTGTAATGGAATTAAACGAAAATCCTGACAACTATTTTGCACATGTGGAACAAGCTGCTTTTGCACCGGCACATGTTGTCGATGGCATCAGCTTTTCACCGGATAAAATGCTGCAGGGACGAATCCTGTCATACCCGGATGCTCAACGCTATCGTCTGGGTGGAAATTATGAACAAATTCCGGTAAACAGATGTCCTTTTATGGTCACAAACTATCAAAGAGATGGCCTGATGACAGTCAATGGAAACAGCGGTTCCGATCCGAACTATTACCCGAATAGTTTTGATGGTCACTATGAAGATCAGAGCTACAAAGAGCCTGCCATACAGTTGGACAGCACTATAGGTGATTATTATGATCGTAATGCTCCCGGAGAAGACGATCATTACACGCAACCTGGAGATCTCTACAGACTATTAGATGCCGAGCAGAAACAGCATCTGATCAATAATATTGTTGGCGCAATGTCAGGTATTGACGGACCTAAAAAGATGGAAATCATCAACCGCCAATTGTGTCATTGGTTCAGAGCAGATATCAACCTGGGTATAGGAGTCGCACAAGGATTGGGTTTGGATATGGCCGAATTAAGTAAGCATATGCCACAAAAATAGCAGACATCAAATCTGCATTTAAGACAATGGATAAGGCCCGGTTTCTTTGAAATCCGGGCCTTATCTTTAAATCAGATTTCCTGTTTTATATTAACCGGATGGCTTACCATAACTTTCTTCATGTCTGTCTGCAGCAGACCCGTCTTCTGTCTGTCCGGCTTTCCAATAGGAATACGCATACAGTTCATCTTTGGTCCATTCCAATTCTTTTCTGAAATAATTGCGCAACTCTTTTACAGTACGGTATTCCGTCGCAACATAAGCGAATTTGCGGACATGCTCCGGTATTTCAATATCCTTGGCAAAGGAAGCCAGCTCACTGCTATTTTCCGGATTTATATTGTGTAGCCAGTGGATATGGTATGAAGCATTAATTTCCGGTTCGATTTCATCTTCTTTGCCATGGACTTCCAGAAGTACTTCCGCATGTGCACTGGCTGGAAGGTCTTCCAGAATAGCAGATATAACCGGAATAGCTGTTGCGTCTCCGATCAGAAAATACCAGTCTGCCTCTGCATAAAGAACAGAGGGATCCATATGCATCATAATACCCAGCAAATCCCCTTCCTTAGCATGAATGGCCCATCTGGATGCAGGCCCCGCCTCTCCGTGTGCTACAAAATCAATCATAAGTTGTTTCTTTTCCACATCAATTGCCCGGTGGGTATACGTCCGTACAACCGGGGCTACTTCAGGAGCAGGGTATAGCCACTTTCCAGCCTCAAAATCAAATGTCGGAAAATGGATTTCATCTACTCCGGCCGGAGGAATTAAGATCTTGTTATTAACGCCTATCGTCGCATCTGCATATAAAGGAACGTCTTCTGATGTCAAAATAATGCGGATCAGGTGTGGAGTCAAATAGATTTTTTCAACTACTCTGGCTTCAAACTGACCTGATCTACTTTTTGTCTTAGCTGCCATAAATGTATTGTTTTAATCAAAATTAACACATTATTTATAATTATTCTAAATAAGGTTATTTTTATTTTAGATCAGTTATTATCTTTTTACAAACGAGTGTTATGTGAACCAATCTCCTCAGCATCAGGAGTAATGTCTTAGGATGCTAAAAAAATAATAAATCTACCATTCAAGTAGAATATAAAAAAAACAATTATGTACATTTGATCCATCATGAATAAAGATCAATCTAAAATCATACGCGAACAAGCCGACCGTTCAGCGCAACGTGAACATTCGGTTCCTTTATACTTAACCTCAAGTTTCATTTTTGATAGTGCAGAGCAGGGCAGGGCTATCTTTGCAGAAGAAGAGCAAGGAATGGTGTATTCCAGATATGCTAACCCTAATACGACCGAACTGATCAATAAAGTGTGCATTATGGAGCAGGCTGAAGCAGGTCTGGCTTTTTCTTCCGGAATGGCTGCTGTTTTTGCTTCCTTTGCAGGCATTATAGAAAGCGGAGATCATATTGTTTCGTCCCGTGCGATATTCGGTTCTACACATCAATTATTTACCCAGTTATTTCCAAAATGGGGAGTAACAACGACCTATGTCGATGCCGCTAATCCGGAAGAATGGGAAAAAGCAATACAACCTAATACAAAAATCATCTTTCTGGAATCTCCTTCTAATCCCGGACTGGAACTAGTCGATCTGGAATGGCTGGGTAAATTCAAAGAAAAATATCCGAATATCATCCTGTCTATAGATAACTGTTTTGCAACGCCTTATCTTCAAAAACCTATTTTATATGGTTTTGATCTGGTCATCCACTCTGCAACCAAATATATGGACGGCCAGGGGCGTGTTCTTGGAGGAATTGTGGTAGGAAAGCAGGAACTGATTGATAAACTGATGTTCTTTATCCGCCATACCGGTCCTGCACTATCTCCGTTTAATGCATGGGTCATTTCCAAGAGCCTCGACACCCTTGGCTTGCGCATGGACAGACATAGCAGCAATGCGCTGGCATTGGCAGAAGCACTGGAGCATCATGCAGAAATAGAGGATGTAAAATACCCTTTTCTTCCTTCTCATCCTCAATATGAACTGGCGAAGAAGCAGATGAAAGCCGGGGGTGGTATTGTGACATTTGTCGTTAAAGGTGGTTTCGAAAGAGCAAAAGCTTTCGTAGATCAACTGGAAATGATTTTGTACACTTCCAATCTTGGAGATTCACGCTCTATAGCTACACATCCGGCATCAACGACGCATTCCAAACTAACGGAAGAAGAAAGATTGAATCTGGGAATCCGGCCGGGAAGCATACGCCTCTCAGTAGGTCTTGAAGATAAAGAGGACATCATCGGAGATATCCTGCAAGCATTGGATAAAACCAAATAATATTAAGAAAGGCCGCAAATGCGGCCTTTCTTAATATTATCGGATCTGCTTATTTTAATGTTGCTAAAGCAGCATCATAATCAGGTTCATTTACAATTTCGGAAACCTGCTCTTCATAAACAACCTTTCCTTGTTCATCCAGTACAATGACCACGCGACTCAATAATCCTGCTAAAGGTCCGTCTGTCAGTCTCAACTGGTAAGCATCAGAAAACGAAGAATCTTTGTATTCAG
The Sphingobacterium spiritivorum genome window above contains:
- a CDS encoding alpha-L-fucosidase, which produces MKFTNLIGALLLPACLIAQQEPKPYGAVPSERQLKWHEMEMYSLIHFTPTTFQNKEWGYGDAPTSLFNPSDFNADQIAQAAASAGFKGLISVAKHHDGFCLWPTATTTYSIASTPWKNGKGDMVKEFMTATHRAGMKFGVYLSAWDRNDTRYGTPAYADAYREQLRELMSNYGELFTSWHDGANGGDGYYGGRNEKRVVDRTTYYAWEEKTWPIVRKLQPMAMIFSDVGPDMRWVGNEHGFAAETSWATITPKSLDGKKPVPGVVDDSNLPTGDRDGKYWIPAECDVPQRPGWFYHADQNDKVKTPNQLFEIYLKSVGRGANMNLGLAPMPSGQLHENDVRSLAAFGKKITETFRHNLTQGAKLKASNVRGKAKLFNPENVLDNDRYSYWATEDNVHNPTLEIELKGEKEFNLIRLRENIKLGQRLDSVFIEVWAQNKWTPLARATSIGSTRLIKLDKPVKAGKLRLHLYAPVAPALSDFGLFKEFDEPFTLSATAVKTLSSKQYTVHPIAGLEKAFDGNPHTFGVTKNADKGIVFEVNAALSGLGYLPRQDASTEGLPTKYEIYASDDNKDWKLIQNGEFANIKANPILQKIFFDKPVNTKYLKFIPKETLGNTFSAAGFELYIP
- a CDS encoding catalase, with amino-acid sequence MEENKKKITTASGAPVVNYEDTMTAGPRGPVLLQDYFLHEKLAHFNRERIPERIVHAKGSGAYGTFTVTNDITQYTRAKFLNEIGKQTRLFIRFSTVGGEKGSADSERDPRGFAVKFYTEDGNYDLVGNNTPVFFVKDAKKFPDFIHTQKRDPYTNCKSPTMMWDFWSLNPESLHQVTILMSDRGTPYGYRHMHGFGSHTFSMINANNELVYVKYHFRTEQGIKNLTDAEAADMKREDPDYAQRDLVEAIDNGNFPKWKLYIQVMTVEQTKTFRWNPFDLTKVWSQKEYPLIEVGVMELNENPDNYFAHVEQAAFAPAHVVDGISFSPDKMLQGRILSYPDAQRYRLGGNYEQIPVNRCPFMVTNYQRDGLMTVNGNSGSDPNYYPNSFDGHYEDQSYKEPAIQLDSTIGDYYDRNAPGEDDHYTQPGDLYRLLDAEQKQHLINNIVGAMSGIDGPKKMEIINRQLCHWFRADINLGIGVAQGLGLDMAELSKHMPQK
- a CDS encoding siderophore-interacting protein, whose protein sequence is MAAKTKSRSGQFEARVVEKIYLTPHLIRIILTSEDVPLYADATIGVNNKILIPPAGVDEIHFPTFDFEAGKWLYPAPEVAPVVRTYTHRAIDVEKKQLMIDFVAHGEAGPASRWAIHAKEGDLLGIMMHMDPSVLYAEADWYFLIGDATAIPVISAILEDLPASAHAEVLLEVHGKEDEIEPEINASYHIHWLHNINPENSSELASFAKDIEIPEHVRKFAYVATEYRTVKELRNYFRKELEWTKDELYAYSYWKAGQTEDGSAADRHEESYGKPSG
- a CDS encoding trans-sulfuration enzyme family protein, encoding MNKDQSKIIREQADRSAQREHSVPLYLTSSFIFDSAEQGRAIFAEEEQGMVYSRYANPNTTELINKVCIMEQAEAGLAFSSGMAAVFASFAGIIESGDHIVSSRAIFGSTHQLFTQLFPKWGVTTTYVDAANPEEWEKAIQPNTKIIFLESPSNPGLELVDLEWLGKFKEKYPNIILSIDNCFATPYLQKPILYGFDLVIHSATKYMDGQGRVLGGIVVGKQELIDKLMFFIRHTGPALSPFNAWVISKSLDTLGLRMDRHSSNALALAEALEHHAEIEDVKYPFLPSHPQYELAKKQMKAGGGIVTFVVKGGFERAKAFVDQLEMILYTSNLGDSRSIATHPASTTHSKLTEEERLNLGIRPGSIRLSVGLEDKEDIIGDILQALDKTK